From Acinonyx jubatus isolate Ajub_Pintada_27869175 chromosome B2, VMU_Ajub_asm_v1.0, whole genome shotgun sequence, a single genomic window includes:
- the MYLK4 gene encoding myosin light chain kinase family member 4 isoform X4 → MLKVKRLEEINTCYNSNTLEKMAFFHCMEKVEKVKCFLEESSSEQDSRSGKNEGKEKAQSHPGLKETAPIKGKRTLALTERSSQKNQLSSEKEKVNKLNKKNSEKTNASLAQRSFVTFHTERPQDEVEDFALRNSIESRENIDTRDISSTERLNRQEKISAGDDKQASVDKNELPVFKGEKNGLRSKEDTSEREVEKKGGPAIANETVLDKCSNKKQYVDKTNGDQFYERCISNVKAIFTSRIPENSAIAPIFQNAEQAKHIGSSKRRVTEECFIKEDNKKSRIDVASTGEGHAFRTQETRQAQGSLQGNPLESAGIKTSRQQDLVTPLDDVPAPPAPFNHRIVTAKQAAVNSFYTVSRTEILGGGRFGQVHKCEEKATGLKLAAKIIKTRGTKDKDEVKNEINIMNQLDHVNLIQLYDAFESKNDIVLVMEYVDGGELFDRIINDNYNLTEFDTILFIKQICEGIRHMHQMYILHLDLKPENILCVNRDAKQIKIIDFGLARRYKPREKLKVNFGTPEFLAPEVVNYDSVSFPTDMWSVGVIAYMLLSGLSPFLGDNDAETLNNILACRWDLQDEKFQDISEEAREFISKLLIKEKSWRISASEALKHPWLSDHKLHSRLISQVTKKKKNCCSNAKDLVTK, encoded by the exons GGTAAGGAGAAGGCCCAGTCACACCCTGGGCTGAAGGAAACGGCACCTATCAAAGGCAAAAGGACATTGGCCCTCACAG AGAGATCTTCCCAGAAGAACCAGCTCTCCTCTGAGAAGGAAAAGGTTAataaactcaacaagaaaaattCTGAGAAGACCAATGCCTCTCTAGCTCAGAGAAGTTTTGTCACATTTCATACAGAAAGACCTCAAGACGAGGTAGAAGATTTTGCCCTAAGAAATTCCATAGAGTCAAGAGAAAATATAGACACAAGAGACATTTCAAGCACAGAGAGACTGAACAGACAAGAAAAGATTAGTGCTGGAGATGATAAACAAGCCTCTGTGGATAAAAATGAACTTCCAGTgttcaaaggagagaaaaatgggcTTCGTTCTAAGGAAGACACTAGTGAAAGAGAAGTTGAGAAAAAAGGAGGACCAGCAATTGCAAATGAAACAGTGTTGGACAAGTGTTCAAATAAAAAGCAGTATGTTGATAAAACTAATGGTGATCAATTCTATGAAAG GTGTATCAGCAATGTAAAAGCCATTTTTACATCACGAATCCCGGAAAATTCAGCAATAGCACCCATTTTCCAGAATGCTGAGCAAGCGAAGCATATTGGCAGCAGCAAGCGGCGGGTGACGGAGGAGTGCTTCATCAAAGAGGACAACAAAAAGAGCAGAATAGATGTAGCGAGTACAGGTGAAGGACATGCATTTAGGACACAGGAAACCAGACAAGCCCAGGGGAGCTTACAAGGCAACCCCCTGGAATCTGCTGGAATTAAGACCTCCAGACAGCAAGATCTGGTGACCCCATTGG ATGATGTCCCAGCTCCTCCTGCCCCCTTCAATCACCGTATCGTGACAGCCAAGCAAGCAGCAGTCAACAGTTTTTACACTGTGAGCAGAACTGAAATTTTAGGAGG GGGGCGCTTTGGCCAGGTACACAAGTGTGAAGAGAAAGCAACAGGTCTGAAGCTGGCAGCTAAGATCATCAAGACCAGAGGCACAAAGGATAAG GATGAAGTAAAGAACGAGATCAACATCATGAACCAGCTGGATCATGTGAACCTCATTCAGCTCTATGATGCCTTTGAGTCTAAGAATGACATTGTGCTGGTCATGGAGTA CGTGGATGGAGGGGAGCTGTTTGATCGCATCATCAATGACAACTACAATCTGACCGAGTTTGACACCATCCTGTTCATCAAGCAAATATGTGAGGGCATAAGACACATGCATCAGATGTACATTCTCCATTTGGATCTGAAG CCTGAGAATATCCTGTGTGTGAATCGGGatgctaaacaaataaaaattattgattttgGATTGGCCAGAAG ATACAAACCCAGAGAGAAGCTGAAGGTGAATTTTGGAACCCCAGAATTTCTTGCTCCTGAAGTTGTGAACTatgattctgtttcctttcctactGACATGTGGAGTGTGGGCGTCATTGCCTATATGCT ACTGAGTGGATTGTCCCCCTTCCTGGGTGACAATGATGCTGAGACCCTGAACAACATCCTGGCCTGCAGGTGGGACTTACAGGATGAAAAATTTCAGGACATCTCAGAGGAAGCCAGAGAGTTTATCTCCAAGCTTCTGATTAAGGAGAAGAG TTGGAGAATAAGTGCAAGTGAAGCTCTCAAGCACCCCTGGCTGTCAGACCACAAGCTCCACTCCAGACTCATTTCACAGGTAACCAAG aagaagaagaattgcTGCTCTAATGCGAAGGACCTTGTGACCAAATAG